AAGACCCGGCCAATTTCATCCACCTGATCCAGAATGTCGCTTAAATCTGGCATTTGTTCAGGGTTATTCTCTTTTGGTTCTTCGTCATTTTTATCCTCATTATCCTCTTCTTGATCTTCCTGACTTTCATCCGGCTGGTCTTGAGAATTTTCTGGTGGTGGTTCATTTTCATCATCCGGCTGGTTCTCGTCCGAACTTTCGTCTTCCTGGTCTTGAGGCTGGTCCTGTTCTTCCTGGTCCTCAGGCTCAGTCTCGTTCTGAGGTGAAGGGGGTGGCTCCGGTTTTTCCCGTTTACGGTGGGGCAGGGCCAGTTCAGCCGCCGTTTTGACATCATTAATGTTGATGTTTTCCCGGCCATCCCATGCGGCCAGGGCCCGGGCTGTTTCAAACATTACCAGTTCACCCCGGTGTCCGGCACAATTGACCGCGTTTACGATTTCGATGATCATTTTTAGAATCGGCTCTGTCGCCTTTACTTTGGCAAGACGGCCTTTAGCTGCCTCAATTTCCAGTGCCAGATTTTTAGTATCCTCCTGACTTTTTTCAATGAAGTCGCGCGGATTCTGTTCAAACAAAAGCCGCCGTCTGACAATTTCTTTACGCTCCATCAGATGACTAGAGCCAGATACTTCTACATAAATCCCAAAGCGGTCCAGCAACTGCGACCTTAAAAAGCCTTCCTCCGGATTCATGCTGCCAACTAAAGTAAAATGTGCCGGATGGGTCATCGAAATGCCTTCTCTCTCCACCCGGTTAATGCCCGACGATGAGGCTTCCAGAATTGAGTTGACGATATGTTCATTTAAAAGATTGACTTCATCGATATAAAGAATTTCCCCGTCGGCTTTTTTAAGGATTCCGGGCTCAAAAACCCGCTTCCCACCTGAAACAGTTTTTTCGATAGAAATAGAACCCACTACCCGGTCCTCGGTCGCATTAAGCGGCAAATCAACCACTTGAGTCCGGGATAATTCTCCCAGACCTCTGACCAAGGTGGATTTGGCCGTTCCTTTTTCACCGGATAAAAGGACTCCACCAATTTGGGGATTAATCAGATTTAGAATCAGCGCCTGTTTGACCGTTTCCTGACCGATGACCGCTGAAAAGGGATAACTACAGTAGGCCATATTGTTGACTTCCGACCGTATTTACAATTTCCTGAACTCTGCTTAAATCAAAAGAGCCATCTTCAAACGGCGTTCGCCGCATCCGGTGTGGTAAAACAAGTTCAGCCGCTTCCATCATATCCTGAGCCGTCACTTCGGTCGCTCCTCTAAAGGCGGCAATGGTCATCGCTGTCTTAATCATGGAAATATCCGCCCGATGGCCGTCAACCCCCAGTTCAATAGAGATATTAACGGCAATTTCCAGCATCTCATCAGAGTAATGGACCTGGTTTAACAGTTTCTTGGCTTTTCGAATTTTTTCTTTTAAAGCTTCCTGATCGTTTTTAAAACTTTCGGCAAAAGCCTCTTTATCTAATTCGTATTGAAGACGATTTTTGATAACTTTCATTCTCAATTCCGGGTCTGACTCACCAACCACATCGACAACCATGCCGAAACGGTCTAAAAGCTGAGGTCGCAGGTCTCCCTCT
This genomic interval from Eubacteriaceae bacterium ES3 contains the following:
- a CDS encoding magnesium chelatase subunit D family protein, which gives rise to MAYCSYPFSAVIGQETVKQALILNLINPQIGGVLLSGEKGTAKSTLVRGLGELSRTQVVDLPLNATEDRVVGSISIEKTVSGGKRVFEPGILKKADGEILYIDEVNLLNEHIVNSILEASSSGINRVEREGISMTHPAHFTLVGSMNPEEGFLRSQLLDRFGIYVEVSGSSHLMERKEIVRRRLLFEQNPRDFIEKSQEDTKNLALEIEAAKGRLAKVKATEPILKMIIEIVNAVNCAGHRGELVMFETARALAAWDGRENININDVKTAAELALPHRKREKPEPPPSPQNETEPEDQEEQDQPQDQEDESSDENQPDDENEPPPENSQDQPDESQEDQEEDNEDKNDEEPKENNPEQMPDLSDILDQVDEIGRVFAVKNLNIKVNDRKKRKGEGKRIKTHTDLKKGQYIKSRTKQNELTDLAFDATLREAAPFQNKREKNGLALCIKSEDIREKVREKRSGSTIVFVVDASGSMGAKKRMSTVKGAIVSLLTDAYQKRDRVGLVAFRKQEAEVLLNVTRSVDLAQKSLQNLPTGGKTPLADGLVKGYELIKNETRKNEDVLPIMVVVSDGRTNVGTPGQDPFKEAVNIGTKIAFEGIQTIVVDTESDFIKLGLAKDLAANMGAQYYRIEELESDLLADAVREMSRSSMLASGGANAR